The following coding sequences are from one Sesamum indicum cultivar Zhongzhi No. 13 linkage group LG11, S_indicum_v1.0, whole genome shotgun sequence window:
- the LOC105174526 gene encoding 60S ribosomal protein L35a-3-like, which translates to MVKGRQGERVRLYVRGTILGYKRSKSNQYPNTSLIQIEGVNTQEEVAWYQGKRMAYIYKAKVKKNGSHYRCIWGKVTRPHGNSGVVRAKFKSNLPPKSMGARVRVFMYPSNI; encoded by the exons ATGGTGAAGGGGAGGCAAGGCGAACGCGTCAGGCTCTATGTCCGTGGTACAATCCTTGGGTACAAAAG GTCGAAGTCGAATCAGTATCCAAACACGTCGTTGATTCAGATAGAGGGAGTGAACACACAAGAGGAAGTGGCGTGGTACCAGGGGAAACGAATGGCCTACATTTACAAGGCTAAAGTTAAGAAGAACGGTTCTCACTACCGTTGCATTTGGGGAAAAGTTACACGCCCTCATGGAAACAGTGGTGTGGTTCGTGCCAAGTTCAAGTCCAATCTTCCCCCCAAATCCATG GGTGCTAGAGTGAGAGTTTTCATGTACCCGAGCAACATTTGA
- the LOC105174527 gene encoding protein SSUH2 homolog, with translation MEQPLLSAEKSERWSSYEHVGRAGSAIPTASLAGTEVSVDEIRSAAAFSDPYPPSLHAPLLSSPGPVYPNEQVLGYPQGGYYGHLSEGAANVQRQVLDEVEIRELLIDHVGHRCCWGSRPARTWSIHAVEDCNVYVGTLETFLEERETLTEKEPYLGGEVDEKDKGPKLGIWELDLRSEFPVLFIPHKESRMVIPHSEVVEKCSGCGGRGNIVCPTCNADQEPGFYKENQMSQCSACYGRGLIAHKDGSDTICQKCNGKGMIPCATCGSRGLIKCETCRGSGSLLTRQVATVRWRTLLARKVSATSGAASVPDEVFHRAKGVQLCNTQAYQCGPAFFADSYFLNKFSSEVIAERAAVPPTARVICERHTISVVPVTRVTMTRQHRSFSFYIVGTSREIYLKDSYPAKFCWGLCPCLDWLKL, from the exons ATGGAGCAGCCTTTGCTGTCGGCAG AGAAAAGCGAGAGGTGGAGTTCATATGAACACGTGGGAAGGGCTGGCTCGGCAATTCCGACGGCTTCCTTGGCTGGAACTGAAGTCAGCGTTGATGAAATTCGGTCTGCCGCCGCGTTCTCCGACCCCTATCCTCCATCTCTTCATGCCCCTTTGCTGAGTTCCCCTGGACCCGTCTATCCTAATG AGCAAGTTCTTGGTTATCCTCAGGGCGGATATTATGGACATTTAAGTGAAGGTGCTGCTAATGTACAAAG GCAAGTGTTGGACGAGGTGGAAATACGAGAGCTACTCATAGATCATGTTGGTCATCGTTGTTGTTGGGGAAGTCGTCCAGCTCGAACTTGGTCTATTCACGCGGTGGAGGATTGCAATGTCTATGTTGGAACCCTTGAAACTTTTCTTGAAGAGAGGGAAACATTAACAGAAAAGGAACCATACCTTGGTGGTGAAGTAGATGAGAAAGATAAGGGTCCTAAACTTGGAATATGGGAGTTGGATCTAAGGTCAGAGTTTCCTGTGCTATTTATACCTCATAAAGAGTCACGAATGGTGATTCCTCATTCAGAAGTTGTTGAAAAATGCTCAG GTTGTGGGGGAAGAGGAAATATCGTCTGTCCCACTTGTAATGCAGATCAAGAACCTGGTTTCTACAAGGAGAATCAGATGTCTCAATGTTCTGCTTGTTACGGGAGGGGTTTGATTGCACATAAAGATGGATCAGATACTAT ATGTCAAAAGTGTAATGGTAAGGGAATGATTCCTTGTGCAACTTGTGGATCTCGGGGATTAATCAAATGTGAGACATGTCGAGGCAGTGGCTCTCTTCTCACACGACAAGTGGCTACTGTCAGATG GAGAACGCTCCTAGCAAGAAAAGTGAGTGCAACTAGTGGGGCGGCATCTGTCCCGGATGAAGTCTTTCACAGAGCAAAAGGAGTGCAGTTGTGCAATACCCAAGCCTACCAGTGTGGTCCTGCCTTCTTTGCTGATTCATATTTTCTCAACAAGTTTTCATCAGAGGTAATTGCTGAGAGGGCTGCAGTTCCTCCTACTGCAAGGGTGATTTGTGAAAGGCATACCATCTCTGTTGTTCCAGTAACTCGAGTAACTATGACCCGTCAACATCGTTCCTTCAGTTTCTATATCGTTGGAACTAGCAGGGAGATTTATTTGAAGGACTCATATCCAGCGAAGTTTTGCTGGGGGCTTTGCCCGTGCTTGGATTGGTTGAAGCTGTAG
- the LOC105174528 gene encoding 60S ribosomal protein L35a-3-like: protein MVKGRQGERVRLYVRGTILGYKRSKSNQYPNTSLIQIEGVNTQEEVAWYQGKRMAYIYKAKVKKNGSHYRCIWGKVTRPHGNSGVVRAKFKSNLPPKSMGARVRVFMYPSNI, encoded by the exons ATGGTGAAGGGGAGGCAAGGCGAACGCGTCAGACTCTATGTCCGTGGAACAATCCTTGGGTACAAAAG GTCGAAGTCGAACCAGTATCCAAACACGTCGTTGATACAGATAGAGGGAGTCAACACACAGGAGGAAGTAGCGTGGTACCAGGGGAAGCGAATGGCTTACATTTACAAGGCCAAGGTTAAGAAGAACGGCTCTCACTACCGTTGCATTTGGGGAAAAGTCACTCGTCCTCACGGAAACAGTGGCGTCGTTCGTGCCAAGTTCAAGTCTAATCTTCCCCCCAAATCAATG GGAGCTAGAGTCCGTGTTTTCATGTATCCGAGCAACATTTGA
- the LOC105174529 gene encoding E3 ubiquitin-protein ligase Hakai, giving the protein MLQIRLSKPASETGTSTKPVHVDTVTVACPDHLVLADLPVAKGLGSASATAVIKTVGRRSRRQLGERVHFCVRCDFPIAIYGRLSPCEHAFCLDCARSDSLCYLCDERIQKIQTIKMMEGIFICAAPHCLKSFLKKSEFESHINETHADLLYPNKEKEGNESEAISARKPSGSDSTVQAPPRPVFSPSSNSQVPDRENKTQRPQSRDQPPTRTVMQPRPVPPFSGQTPNHPSEQHPDSNQPHVFDGAASQNRFPHQSFDPQGQGGLQQDSGLAPPQLGYAPYASGGTQQFFGPPYEMARPDSTPEAGSGHGSLLGFPPGPAGPMNFPQNYPQPWNMGPAPVPLEPPLVSQGTTDGFMSVDPQGRGFFQGDYGQNVGILPSNLPPPAANMGVEQRQGGNFVDPRDGKGILAAQPLPLPPPPPIPPPHLTQLQRGRSYSGDGNHDAPPGFGWQPET; this is encoded by the exons ATGCTGCAGATTAGGCTTAGCAAGCCAGCTAGTGAAACTGGTACAAGTACAAAGCCTGTGCATGTGGACACTGTCACAGTTGCGTGCCCTGATCATCTTGTCTTAGCTGATCTTCCTGTAGCCAAGGGTCTGGGTTCAGCCAGTGCGACTGCTGTCATTAAGACTGTTGGCCGCAGGTCCCGGCGCCAGCTTGGCGAGCGGGTTCATTTTTGTGTTCGGTGTGACTTCCCTATCGCTATCTATGGGCGTCTG AGCCCCTGTGAGCATGCCTTCTGTTTGGACTGTGCTAGAAGTGATTCTCTTTGCTACCT CTGTGATGAACGCATTCAGAAGATTCAGACAATCAAAATGATGGAAGGAATCTTTATTTGTGCAGCCCCTCACTGTCTCAAGTCTTTCTTGAAGAAAAGTGAATTTGAGTCACATATTAATGAAACACATGCTGACCTTCTTTATCCtaataaggaaaaagaaggaaatgaGTCGGAGGCTATAAGTGCCAGGAAACCATCAGGCTCAGATTCCACAGTTCAAGCACCCCCAAGGCCAGTATTTTCGCCTAGCTCAAATTCTCAGGTTCCTGATCGTGAAAACAAAACCCAGCGTCCCCAATCCAGAGACCAGCCACCTACAAGAACTGTCATGCAGCCGAGGCCTGTGCCACCTTTTTCTGGACAAACTCCAAATCATCCATCTGAGCAACACCCTGACAGTAATCAACCTCATGTCTTTGATGGAGCTGCTTCCCAGAACCGCTTTCCTCACCAAAGTTTTGACCCCCAGGGCCAGGGTGGTCTACAACAAGATTCAG GTCTGGCTCCTCCTCAACTTGGTTATGCTCCTTATGCATCTGGTGGAACACAACAGTTCTTTGGTCCTCCATATGAGATGGCAAGGCCCGATTCTACACCAGAAGCTGGATCAGGACATGGTTCGTTGTTAGGCTTCCCCCCAGGTCCTGCTGGACCCATGAATTTTCCACAAAATTATCCCCAGCCATGGAACATGGGACCAGCTCCCGTGCCTCTGGAACCTCCTCTGGTGTCTCAAGGAACAACAGATGGCTTTATGAGTGTTGACCCTCAAGGAAGAGGTTTCTTTCAGGGTGACTATGGACAAAATGTGGGGATTTTGCCTTCAAATCTACCTCCGCCTGCAGCAAATATGGGTGTGGAACAGAGGCAGGGTGGAAACTTTGTGGACCCAAGGGACGGAAAAGGAATATTGGCAGCACAACCCTTACCTCTTCCTCCACCACCTCCTATACCTCCTCCTCACTTGACACAGCTTCAACGAGGCAGATCATACTCTGGTGATGGGAATCATGATGCACCACCAGGCTTCGGTTGGCAGCCTGAGACGTGA
- the LOC105174530 gene encoding reticulon-like protein B12, whose product MSSSDRLFNRHRTVHQILGGSLVADVMLWRRKNLTVGILVVTLAAWMVFEISGYTLLSLVSSVFLLLFTILFLWAKSAAILNRPAPPLPHLHLSEETANEAATLIRNHVNTLLSMFEDIAHGRDSGIYIKVALSLLLISVVGSLTDFFTVGYTCLVLVLTVPAIYERYEDHIDAYALIGYEKLQGLYVRLDEVCITKVHKWILEKKKLS is encoded by the exons atgagtTCATCAGATCGGTTGTTTAACAGACATAGAACAGTTCATCAGATTCTTGGAGGAAGTCTTG TTGCAGATGTGATGCTATGGAGACGAAAAAATCTAACAGTGGGAATTTTGGTGGTAACTCTGGCTGCCTGGATGGTGTTTGAGATATCTGGTTATACTCTGCTGTCATTAGTCTCAAGTGTGTTCTTGCTCCTCTTCACCATTCTGTTTTTATGGGCAAAATCAGCAGCAATTTTAAACAG GCCTGCTCCACCTCTACCACATTTGCATCTCTCGGAAGAAACCGCAAATGAAGCAGCAACACTTATTCGCAATCACGTAAACACTCTGCTGTCCATGTTTGAGGATATTGCCCATGGAAGGGACTCGGGGATATACATTAAAGTTGCTCTTAGTCTTTTGTTGATATCTGTAGTTGGGAGCCTCACCGATTTCTTCACAGTGGGCTACACTT GTCTCGTTCTGGTTCTTACAGTTCCAGCAATTTATGAAAGATACGAGGACCATATCGATGCATATGCTCTCATTGGGTACGAGAAGCTGCAGGGGTTATATGTAAGATTGGATGAAGTGTGCATCACCAAGGTTCATAAATGGATTttggaaaagaagaaattgagCTGA
- the LOC105174531 gene encoding ataxin-3 homolog isoform X2: MNNSSEGGGGGASNGGMLYHEVQESKLCAVHCVNTVLQGPFFSEFDLAALASDLDSKERQMMMGSVTGDFLPELSHNVSLDGDFSIQDHWFCIRKVNGEWYNFDSLYAAPEHLSKFYLSAYLDSLKGFGWSIFLVRGNFPTECPITSSEASNGYGQWLSPEDAERITKSCNSDSRTRGGAGERQPFDPNIQYEEAEMFVDDEDEDLKAAIAASLMDSGPAIAAQPGGTSQKENKNSAGENA; encoded by the exons atgaataatagttctgaaggaggaggaggaggggcGAGCAATGGGGGGATGTTGTACCACGAGGTACAAGAGTCGAAGCTGTGCGCGGTGCATTGCGTGAACACGGTGTTGCAGGGCCCGTTTTTCTCGGAATTTGATTTGGCGGCGTTGGCGTCGGATCTCGATAGTAAGGAGCGACAGATGATGATGGGCTCGGTCACCGGAGATTTTCTCCCTGAGCTCTCGCATAATGTCTCTCTCGATGGAGACTTCAGCATCCag GACCACTGGTTTTGTATCCGGAAAGTGAATGGAGAGTGGTATAATTTTGACAGTCTCTACGCAGCACCTGAGCACCTCTCCAAGTTTTACCTTTCAGCCTACCTCGACTCACTGAAGGGCTTCGGCTGGAGTATTTTCCTGGTGAGAGGAAATTTTCCTACGGAATGCCCCATCACATCCTCTGAAGCTTCCAATGGCTATGGGCAATGGTTGTCACCTGAAGATGCCGAGAGGATCACGAAGTCATGCAATTCAGATTCAAGAACACGTGGAGGAGCTGGTGAACGGCAGCCTTTCGACCCCAACATCCAATATGAGGAAGCAGAAATGTTCGtggatgatgaagatgaggaTTTGAAAGCTGCAATAGCTGCCAGCTTAATGGATTCCGGTCCAGCCATTGCAGCACAACCTGGAGGCACCTCCcaaaaggaaaacaagaaCAGCGCTGGAGAAAACGCATGA
- the LOC105174531 gene encoding ataxin-3 homolog isoform X1 has translation MNNSSEGGGGGASNGGMLYHEVQESKLCAVHCVNTVLQGPFFSEFDLAALASDLDSKERQMMMGSVTGDFLPELSHNVSLDGDFSIQVLQKALEVWDLQVIPLDSPVAEPAQIDPEMENAFICHLQDHWFCIRKVNGEWYNFDSLYAAPEHLSKFYLSAYLDSLKGFGWSIFLVRGNFPTECPITSSEASNGYGQWLSPEDAERITKSCNSDSRTRGGAGERQPFDPNIQYEEAEMFVDDEDEDLKAAIAASLMDSGPAIAAQPGGTSQKENKNSAGENA, from the exons atgaataatagttctgaaggaggaggaggaggggcGAGCAATGGGGGGATGTTGTACCACGAGGTACAAGAGTCGAAGCTGTGCGCGGTGCATTGCGTGAACACGGTGTTGCAGGGCCCGTTTTTCTCGGAATTTGATTTGGCGGCGTTGGCGTCGGATCTCGATAGTAAGGAGCGACAGATGATGATGGGCTCGGTCACCGGAGATTTTCTCCCTGAGCTCTCGCATAATGTCTCTCTCGATGGAGACTTCAGCATCCag GTCCTACAAAAAGCTTTAGAAGTGTGGGATTTGCAAGTCATTCCCCTGGACAGTCCCGTGGCTGAGCCAGCTCAGATAGACCCTGAAAtggaaaatgcatttatttgtcACTTGCAGGACCACTGGTTTTGTATCCGGAAAGTGAATGGAGAGTGGTATAATTTTGACAGTCTCTACGCAGCACCTGAGCACCTCTCCAAGTTTTACCTTTCAGCCTACCTCGACTCACTGAAGGGCTTCGGCTGGAGTATTTTCCTGGTGAGAGGAAATTTTCCTACGGAATGCCCCATCACATCCTCTGAAGCTTCCAATGGCTATGGGCAATGGTTGTCACCTGAAGATGCCGAGAGGATCACGAAGTCATGCAATTCAGATTCAAGAACACGTGGAGGAGCTGGTGAACGGCAGCCTTTCGACCCCAACATCCAATATGAGGAAGCAGAAATGTTCGtggatgatgaagatgaggaTTTGAAAGCTGCAATAGCTGCCAGCTTAATGGATTCCGGTCCAGCCATTGCAGCACAACCTGGAGGCACCTCCcaaaaggaaaacaagaaCAGCGCTGGAGAAAACGCATGA
- the LOC105174533 gene encoding acetyl-coenzyme A carboxylase carboxyl transferase subunit alpha, chloroplastic, translated as MASVAQSPVSFTGNLASKSTASDLLKSSINGACGLPLRALGKAQLGAKRRDFAISARVRKVKKHDYPWPEDPDPNVKGGVLTHLSPFKPLKEKQKPVTLDFEKPLMDLQKKIIDVQKMANETGLDFSDQIISLENKYQKALKDLYTHLTPIQRVNIARHPNRPTFLDHIFNITEKFVELHGDRAGYDDPAVVTGLGTINGRSYMFMGHQKGRNTKENIKRNFGMPTPHGYRKALRMMYYADHHGFPIVTFIDTPGAYADVKSEELGQGEAIAHNLRTMFGLKVPIVSIVIGEGGSGGALAIGCANKLLMLENAVFYVASPEACAAILWKSAKASPKAAEKLKITATELTKLQIADGVIPEPLGGAHADPYWTSQQIKTAIVESMDELVKMDTETLLKHRAQKFRKLGGFQEGIPIDPKRKVNMKKKEQPLVPISKTSEVELRNEVERVKQQILEASKSSTGAPATRLKEVIEKLKRELDYEYDEAAKALGMDGKILMMREEIAKARNVNDQLAHPALKEKIEQLKDEFDKNLPTAPNYSSLKSKLNMLKALSKALNLRKKSTPKDELKIEINKRFNELVDRPDVKQKIETLKAEIVNSGVSGIGANPELKEKVQKLSRELDSEFMDVLKSFGLQVVPSAPAAMVKIDAFEEGVSMIIDDFVNSSDLKDKIETLKAEVGKAGNTPDGDSKSKIQALETEIKQAIIEGISSPELKEKHERLATEVLEATKSSVESTTDDQSKLDESRVNVSLEANRSFI; from the exons ATGGCTTCCGTGGCCCAGTCTCCAGTGTCATTCACTGGGAATTTGGCCTCCAAATCTACTGCTTCTGATCTTCTTAAGAGCTCAATTAATGGTGCTTGTGGTTTACCCCTAAGAGCCCTTGGAAAGGCGCAACTAGGAGCAAAAAGAAGGGACTTCGCTATATCTGCAAGAGTTAGGAAGGTTAAAAAGCATGACTATCCATGGCCAGAAGATCCCGACCCAAATGTGAAGGGCGGAGTCCTTACTCACCTCTCACCTTTCAAGCCTTTAAAAGAGAAGCAAAAGCCAGTCACCTTGGATTTTGAGAAACCTCTAATGGATCtgcagaaaaaaattattgat GTGCAAAAGATGGCTAATGAAACTGGTCTGGATTTCAGCgatcaaattatttcattagagaataaatatcaaaag GCTCTGAAAGATCTGTACACACATCTGACTCCCATACAACGTGTGAATATTGCACGACACCCGAACAGGCCAACTTTTCTTGATCACATCTTCAATATAACTGAGAAG TTTGTAGAGCTTCACGGTGATCGAGCTGGATATGATGATCCTGCTGTAGTCACTGGACTTGGTACAATAAACGGCAGAAGCTACATGTTCATGGGCCATCAGAAGGGAAGGAATACGAAAGAGAATATTAAGCGTAACTTTGGAATGCCTACTCCTCATGG TTACAGGAAGGCACTACGCATGATGTACTATGCTGATCATCATGGATTTCCAATTGTCACCTTCATTGACACTCCAGGGGCATATGCTGATGTTAAGTCTGAGGAACTGGGCCAA GGGGAAGCAATAGCTCACAACTTGAGGACTATGTTTGGTCTGAAAGTACCAATTGTTTCAATTGTTATCGGCGAAGGTGGTTCTGGTGGAGCTCTGGCTATTGGTTGTGCTAACAAGCTGTTAATGCTTGAAAATGCAGTCTTCTATGTAGCCAG CCCTGAAGCATGTGCTGCAATCTTGTGGAAGAGTGCAAAAGCTTCTCCAAAG GCCGCTGAGAAGCTGAAGATAACAGCTACAGAGCTGACCAAACTACAAATTGCCGATGGTGTCATCCCT GAACCTCTTGGTGGCGCGCATGCAGATCCCTACTGGACCTCTCAACAAATCAAAACTGCAATTGTTGAATCCATGGAT GAACTTGTAAAGATGGACACTGAAACACTACTAAAACATAGGGCTCAGAAGTTCCGGAAACTTGGCGGATTCCAGGAGGGAATTCCAATTGACCCCAAGAGGAaagtaaatatgaaaaagaaagaacaaccCTTAGTTCCGATCAGCAAGACATCAGAGGTGGAGTTGAGGAACGAGGTTGAGAGAGTGAAACAACAGATTTTGGAAGCCAGTAAATCGTCTACAGGGGCCCCAGCGACAAGATTGAAGGAGGTGATcgagaaattaaaaagagagCTCGACTATGAATATGATGAGGCTGCAAAAGCTCTAGGTATGGATGGCAAAATTTTGATGATGCGCGAGGAAATTGCAAAAGCAAGGAATGTGAACGACCAGCTTGCACATCCTGCTTTAAAGGAAAAGATTGAACAGCTGAAGGATGAATTCGACAAAAACCTTCCTACAGCTCCTAATTACTCCAGCCTGAAATCTAAGCTCAATATGCTGAAAGCATTATCCAAAGCTTTGAATCTGCGGAAGAAGAGCACCCCTAAAGATgaactaaaaattgaaatcaataaGAGATTCAATGAACTTGTGGATCGGCCTGATGTAAAACAAAAGATTGAGACACTGAAGGCTGAAATAGTAAATTCAGGGGTGTCGGGTATTGGTGCAAATCCAGAGCTAAAGGAAAAAGTTCAGAAGTTGAGCAGAGAGCTAGATTCAGAATTTATGGATGTTCTTAAGTCCTTTGGTTTGCAAGTGGTTCCTTCAGCCCCAGCGGCAATGGTGAAAATAGATGCTTTTGAAGAAGGAGTTAGTATGATTATAGATGATTTTGTCAATTCTTCGGATTTGAAGGACAAGATTGAGACGCTGAAGGCAGAGGTGGGGAAAGCTGGCAATACACCTGATGGGGACTCAAAAAGTAAGATTCAGGCTTTGGAGACAGAAATCAAGCAAGCTATCATTGAAGGTATAAGTTCCCcagaattaaaagaaaaacatgagAGGCTGGCGACTGAGGTATTAGAGGCTACCAAATCTTCAGTAGAAAGTACCACAGATGACCAGTCTAAGCTCGATGAGTCTCGGGTAAATGTCAGTCTGGAAGCTAATCGCAGCTTCATCTGA
- the LOC105174532 gene encoding steroid 5-alpha-reductase DET2, with amino-acid sequence MFSDEGLFHYTLLFLFLSTPPTIISLLFLTAPYGKHLRPGWGPTIPPPVAWFLMESPTIWLTLLLFPHGKNYGNPRAFLLMSPFLLHYLHRTLIYPLRLYLKTRNGKIQKSCFPVGVAMMAFGFNILNAYLQARWVSEYADLDGDGWFWWRLAAGAVVFCGGALVNVWSDNVLMGLKEGGGGYKIPRGGLFEWVSCPNYFGEILEWLGWALMTWSWAGFGFFAYTCANLVPRAGANHKWYLKKFGEDYPRNRRAVIPFVY; translated from the coding sequence ATGTTTTCCGATGAAGGCTTGTTCCACTACAccctcctcttcctcttcttgaGCACACCCCCAACCATCATATCCCTCCTCTTCCTCACCGCCCCTTACGGCAAGCACCTTCGTCCCGGATGGGGCCCCACCATCCCCCCGCCGGTCGCATGGTTTCTCATGGAGAGCCCCACCATATGGCTCACTCTCCTCCTCTTCCCACACGGCAAAAACTACGGCAACCCACGCGCGTTCTTGCTCATGTCACCCTTCCTCCTCCACTACCTCCACCGCACGCTAATATACCCCCTCAGGCTCTACCTCAAGACCCGTAACGGGAAGATCCAGAAATCTTGTTTCCCGGTGGGGGTTGCCATGATGGCTTTCGgattcaatattttgaatgCCTACTTGCAAGCGAGATGGGTATCTGAATATGCTGATCTTGACGGTGATGGGTGGTTTTGGTGGCGGCTGGCGGCCGGCGCGGTGGTGTTCTGCGGCGGTGCGTTGGTGAACGTGTGGTCGGACAACGTGTTGATGGGCTTGAAAGAGGGTGGAGGTGGGTATAAGATACCAAGGGGTGGGCTGTTTGAGTGGGTTAGTTGTCCAAATTACTTCGGTGAGATTTTGGAGTGGTTGGGCTGGGCTTTGATGACTTGGTCCTGGGCTGGGTTTGGGTTCTTTGCGTATACTTGTGCTAATTTGGTGCCGAGGGCTGGAGCAAATCACAAGTGGTATTTGAAGAAGTTCGGAGAGGATTATCCTAGAAATAGGAGAGCTGTTATTCCATTTGTGTACTGA